Sequence from the Streptomyces sp. NBC_00440 genome:
GCGATCACCGTGGCGGCCGTCGCCAAACTGCTGCTCGCCGACCTCCCCGAGCCGGAGCGGCGCAGCGTCGCCGAACGGCTCGACTACCCCACATACACGGCCCGTTCGACTCCGAACGCCGGCGCCTTCCTCAAGGAGCTGGCCACGGTGCGCGAACAGGGCTGGGCCACCGACCTCGGTGGCCACGAGGAGTCCATCAACTGCGTCGGAGCCCCCATCCGGGGCGTGGACGGCCGGGTTGTCGCCGCCATGTCGATGTCGGCGCCCAATGTGGTCGTGACCGCAGAGGAACTCCTCACCCTGCTCCCGCTGGTGCGCCGCACGGCCGACGCCATCAGCGGCGAGTACGCGGGCACCGCACCGCAGCCGAAGACCGTTTCCCCGCACCACCCCCCGAAGGAAGCAAGGGCATGACCGAGAAGACCGCTCTCACCCCCGCCACCCACACCACGCCGCCCGCGAAGTTCTCGCACGGCGTCCGCAAGGGCAACATCCTCCAGGTCGCCGGCCAGGTCGGCTTCCTGCCGGCCGTCGAGGGCCAGGCGCCCACCCCGGCGGGCCCGACCCTGCGCGAGCAGACCCTCCAGACCTTCGCCAACGTCAAGGCGATCCTGGAGGAGGGTGGCGCGACCTGGGACGACGTGATGATGATGCGCGTCTACCTCACGGACGTCGCGCACTTCGCCGAGCTGAACGAGATCTACAACGCGTACTTCGAGGAGCAGGGACTCACCCAGCCCGCCTCGGCCCGTACGACCGTCTACGTCGGCCTGCCGCCCGGCCTGCTCATCGAGATCGACGCGCTCGCCGTACTCGGCTGACACCGCCTCACCCCGACCCGGCACGGCGCCCCTTCCCCCTTCCGGGGCGCCGTGCCGCGCACCACCCTGCTCCGCCGCACCCCTGCATCTCCCGTGCACTGAAGTCTCCCCTTGTGCACCGGCAGCCCCCCCGCCCCTGAAGTCCCCGAGGAAACAACGGAGTTCCCCCATGTACTTCGCCGCTGACACCCCCGCAGCGCCACCCCACACCGGCGGACTGCTCGCCGTCGTCGGCGGCACCACCGGTCTGCTGACCGTCGCCGTCCTGGGCATAGCACTGCTCCTCTTCCTGATCATCAAGGTCAGGCTGCAGCCGTTCGTCGCGCTGCTCGGCGTCTCCATAGCCGTCGGCCTCGGTGCCGGACTCTCCGTCACCGAACTCTTCGGCACGGTCCAGAAGTCGTCGTCGGTCTCGATGATCGAGTCGGGCATGGGCGGCATCCTCGGGCACATCGCGATCATCATCGGCCTCGGTACGATGCTCGGCTCGATCCTTGAGGTCTCGGGCGGCGCCGAGGTGCTGAGCTCCCGGCTGCTGAACCTCTTCGGTGAGAAGCGCGCCCCGCTCGCGATGGGTCTCACCGGCCTCATCTTCGGTATCCCGATCTTCTTCGACGTCGGCATCTTCGTCCTCGCGCCGATCGTCTACGCGGCCGCCAAGCGGTCCGGCAAGTCCATCGTCCTGTACGCGATGCCGCTGCTCGCGGGCCTGTCGATGACCCACGCGTTCCTGCCGCCGCACCCCGGCCCGGTCGCGGCCGCCGCGCTCTTCCACGTCTCGCTCGGCTGGGTCATCCTGATCGGCGCCGCCTGCGGTATCCCCGCCGTGCTGGCCGCCTGGGTGTACGCGGCGTGGATCGGCAAGCGCCTCTTCGTCCCGGTGCCGCAGGACATGGTCGAGGCCGCCGAGGAGGCCAAGGCCGCGGTCGTCGCCGAGCAGCAGGCCCTGGGGGTCGAGCCGCAGGAGAAGCCGGTCCCGCTGGGCACGGTCCTCGCGATCATCGGTACCCCGCTGATCCTGATCCTGCTGGCGACGTTCTCCTCGATCGCGCTGGACCCCTCGACGCTCCGCTCGGTCCTGGAGTTCTTCGGCCACCCCTTCGTCGCCCTGACGATCGCGCTCTTCCTCTCGTACTACCTGCTGGGCATCCGCCGCGGCTGGTCGCGCAAGTCCCTGGAGGCGGTCTCGACCGCCTCGCTCAAGCCGGTCGGCAACATCCTGCTGGTGGTCGGCGCCGGCGGCATCTTCGGCGCGGTCCTCAGCGGCAGCGGCATCGCGGGCGCCCTGTCCAAGACCTTCAACGACGTGGGTCTGCCGGTCATCGTGCTGGCCTACCTGATCTCGCTGGTGCTGCGGGTGGCCCAGGGCAGCGCGACGGTGGCGATCGTGACCACGGCGGGCATCGTCCTGCCCCTGGTCGACGGCCAGCACCTCTCGCAGCCCCACCTCGCCCTGATCATCATGGCCATCTCGGCCGGCTCGATCTTCGCCTCGCACGTCAACGACGGCGGGTTCTGGATGGTCGCCAAGTACTTCGGCATATCGGAACGCGACACGCTGAAGTCCTGGACGGTGCTGGAATCGGTCCTGTCGGTGGCGGGCTTCGTGGTCGCCGCGCTGCTCAGCCTGGTGATCTAGCAGGTCGCGCCCCGGCAACGTGCTCGGTGACCGCTGCCGGGGTTTCGGGGCGGGGAACGCAGCGGTGGGCGACCGCGGTCGACCGCAGGCGGATCACACAGTGACGCGCTTGCCGGACATGAATTCCGCGAGGCCCGAGACGGGGAGGACGCGGACGCTCTGTTCCGCCTGGGGCAGGGCATCCCGGTAGGCCACGAGGTCGCGTACGTCCGAGGTCACGACCACGCTGCTGACATGGCGGGCGGCGATGACCATGGCGAGGGCGTCCACCGCGTCGGGGCGTTTCTCGGCGGGGATGGCGGCGAGCGCGAGCAGCTGCCCGGCGCGCTTCGCGTCGCTTTCGAGATGCCCCACGTCGCAGGGGCCGCACCCTGCGACCCGGGCCTCCCGGGTGCCGAAGACCGTGCACTGGGGCACACACCGGCTCAGCGGTGTCCAGCGTCCCGGGCGCCAGACCTGGGCCAGCACCGGGAGGGGCACCACGGGCGGATGGTCCAGCCGGATCAGTGCCTGGTGGAAGGTGTGTGCTGTGCGGTCCTGGTGGTCGAGCGCGATGAGCATGCCTGCGTCGTAGACGAAGGCCGGGTGGCTCACGCCGCTTCTTCCGACGAAGGTGCGAGAGCGTGGGCGATACCCGCGAGCGCTGCCGCGATCTCGGCGTCGTCGATCCCGAGCTCCGCGCCCTCCGGAGCGGGCAGGGCCTCGGTCGCGGCGATGTCCGCATCGATCGTCGCGAAGCGACGGGCGATGACGGCGTCCTCCTGCATCTGCTTCTGAACGGCGAGGGTCACATAGCGCGTCACATCGAGCTCCGCCGCCCGTGCGTGCTCCTTGAGCGAGGCTTTGAGGTCAGGGTCCATGCTGATGCTGAAGCGTTCCTTGGGCGCCATGACAGAAGCGTAGCACTGCGTGTTACGGCCATGGGGTGCGACCGCGTGACCTCAGGTGCCGGGGAAGCAGTCCAGGCCGGCCCTGCTCCGGCCGGCCGCCCCTATGCCATCTGCCGCCGTACCAGCTCGTGCAGGCGGCCGTCCGTGTCCGCGAGGAGCTGGGCCGGGGGGCCCTGCTGGACGATGTGGCCGTCCGCCATGACCACCACCCGGTCCGCGTCCATGACCGTCGACAGGCGGTGTGCGATGACGATCCGGGTCGCGTTCAGTGCGCGCGTGCTGTCGATGACCGTGCGCTGGGTCTCGTTGTCGAGTGCGCTCGTGGCCTCGTCGAAGAACAGGATGCGGGGGCGACGGATCAGCGCCTGCGCGATCATCAGGCGCTGGCGCTGGCCGCCCGAGATCGCGCCGCCGCCGGCGATCATCGTGTGCAGGCCCATCGGCATCTGTTTGATGTCCTCGGCCAGACCCGCCATCGCCGCCGCCTCCCACGCCTCCTCCTGCGTGAACACCTCAGCACCGCAGATGCAGTCCAGGATCGAACCGGTCAGCGGCTGGGCGTTCTGCAGCACCACCCCGCACTGCCTGCGCACCGCCGCCTGGTCGAGTGCCGTGAGGTCCTGGCCGTCGTACAGGACGCCCCCCGAGACCGGCCGGTCGAAGCCGATGAGCAGCCGCAGCAGCGTCGACTTGCCGCAGCCGCTCGGGCCGACGACCGCCACGAACTCGCCAGGACGGACGGACAGCGACACGTCGTCCAGGACGAGCGGGCCGTCGTCCGTGTACCGGAAGGACACCCCGCGCGCCTCGATCTCCCCCGTCAGGGCGCCCGGCTGGGTGCTGGCGGCGCGTACCTCGGGCGCCTCGTCGAGCACCGGCTTGATCTGCTCGAACATCGGAAGGACCGCCGCCGCCGAGAGCGCCGCGCCGGTGAGCTGCGTGACCGCGGTGAGCAGCATCGTCACCGCGGTGCTGAACGTCAGGAAGTCGCCCGCCGACATGCTGCCCCGCGCCGGGCCCGCGAGCAGCATGAACATCACCAGTGAGCACAGCGGCAGATAGACGGAGTTGAGGACCGTGGTGAGGTTCTTGACGCGTCCCGCGCGCCGCTGGAGTTCCCGGCTGCGCGCGAACTCCCCGGCCCACGCGGCGTACGCGAAGCTCTCCGCGCCCGCGACACGCAGCTTCGGCAGTCCGCGCAGGGTCTGGAACGCCTGGTTGTTGAGCTTGTTGCCGAGCACCACGAGGCGCCGCTGCCAGCGCAGCTCCCACAGCCCGAGGGCGAGGAACACGGCCGCGATCACCGCCAGCATCCCGAGAGCGGCCAGGGCGAGGGGCACGCTGTAGCAGAGCAGCAGGACGAGGTTGAGCGTGCCGACCGTGCCCGCCTGCACCACCACGGGGCCCACCCCCGACAGGAGCCGGCGGATCGAGCTGATGCCCATCGCCGCACTGGCCAGTTCGCCGGTGGAGCGCGAGGCGAAGAAGCGCGTCGGCAGCCGCAGCAGCCGGTCCCACACGGCCGGTTGGAGCGCGCTCTCGATCCGGCCCTCCATCCGCAGGATCGTCAGGTTCTGGAGCAGCATGAACGCCGCCGACACGATGCTCGTCACCATCACCGCGACGGACACCTGGACGATGAGGTCCGACTCGGCGTTCGGCACGTACTCGCCCAGGACCCGCCCGGTCGCCACCGGCACCAGGGCGCCGATCGCGACCGTCACCAGGCCCGCGCCGAGCAGGTTCCGCAGATCGCCCCTGGTGCCGCGCGCACTGAACCGCAGCAGCCGCAGCGGGCTCAGCGGCCGGTCGGGTAGCGGCCGGTACAGCATCACGGCCCGCGGTTCGAACTCGTCCGCGTTGTCCTCGTCGATCCGGGTGGGCCGTCCGCTGGAGGGGTGCACCGCCTCGTACCCGCCGCGCCGCCACAGGAGCGCGACCGGGGCGCCGGACGCGGCCCGGTGTCCCACCAGGGGGCCGGTGTTCTCGCGCCACCAGCGGCCGTCGAGCCGGACCGCGCGGCTGCGGATCCGCGAGGCGACCGCGACCTGCTCGACCGGGTCGATCCGGTCGCTGACCGCGCCGCTGCGCGCGGGCTCGGTGAGCGTGATCCCGGCCGCGTCGGCGACCAGCTTGCACGCGGCGTACGTCGCGTCGTCACCGTATCCGGAGGACGTACGCCGTGAACTTCCCCTGCTCTGGCTGCCGATGGACGCGAGCAGTGTCCGGTCGGCGTTCTCGCGGACGGTCTCGCCCGCCTTGATACCGGCCGCCGTACGGGTCTCGTGCGCGCTCTCCAGGCGCTCGATCCACCGGTCGAGGGCCGAAAGCAGCCGGAACTGCTGGTTGACCATGCGCTGCCACATCGACCCGTCGACCAGCAGGTCGCCGGCCGCGTCCGCGCTGTACGACGCCCCGTACTGCACGCTGCCCGGCATGACCGGCAGCCACAGGATGTCGTCGTCGCCCACGGAGTCGTCGCCGGCGGTCCTGCCGTCGAGCGGGGCCTCGAACAGCACCCGCTGACTGCGGCCCACGCCCAGCGCGAACGCGTGCTCCAGGAGGCTCAGCGCCGCGTCCTGGGTGTCGTACTGGCTGAGGTACTGCTGGTCGTACGCCCACGAGCCGTCGCCGTGGTCGGGGCCCTGCAGTTCCCGCAGCGCGATCCGGCGCAGCGCGCAGCCCTGCAACGGCCGCCCCACCAGCGTGTGTTGCGGCCCCTCGACCGGACCGAGGAGCAGGGTCCCCGCCTCCAGCCGGCCCAGGAAGTGCCAGTGCCCCTGCGCCGCGGCGTCCACCGCGAACAGGTCGAGCGCGCCCCCGACGACGAGCCACAGGACCTGCGGCCCCTCCAGCGGCAGGCTGCGCAGGCCGGTGCAGTCGACCGGCACGCCCAGCGCGCCGAACGCGGCGGTCACCTGGTCGCCCGCGGTGTGCTCCTGGTGCGGGTACGTCACGTCAGTGCTCCCTGACCAGGTCGGCGTACGGCCCCCCGGCGGCGACCAGTTCCTCGTGGCGGCCGCGCTCCACGACCTGGCCGTGGTCGAGCACCACGATCTCGTCGCTGTCGCGGACCGTGCTGAGGCGGTGCGCGATCACCACGCACGCGCAGCCGCGGCGCCGCAGATTGTCGATGATGATCTGCTCGGTCTCGGCGTCCAGGGCGCTGGTCACCTCGTCGAGCACGAGGACGCTCGGCCGCCGGACCAGGGCACGCGCGATTTCGAGCCGCTGGCGCTGCCCGCCGGAGAAGTTCCGTCCGTCCTGCTCGACACGGCCCTGGATGGAGCCGGGCCTGCGCGCCACCACGTCGTACAGCGCCGCGTCCTTGAGCGCGTCGACGACCGCCTCGTCGGGGATCGACGGATCCCACAGCGCGACGTTGTCACGGACCGTGCCCTCGAAGAGGAACACGTCCTGGTCGACGAAGGACACGGACGCGGTCAGCGCGCCGCGCGGGATGTCGTCCAGACGCTGCCCGTCGATCCGGATCGTGCCCTCCCAGGGGGTGTACAGACCGGAGATCAGCCGCGACACCGTCGACTTGCCGCTGCCCGAACCGCCCACGAGGGCGACCTGCTGCCCCGGTCCGACGGTCAGCGAGAAACCCGTCAGGAGCGGCTTGTCGAGCGGGCTGTAGCCGAACGTGATGTCGTCCAGCGTGACGTGCCCCTTCAGACGGCGCGTGCTCCCGGCTGTTCCGGACGGGGCATCGTCGGAACGGGCGTACAGGGAGTCCACCGGAAAGTTCTCGACGTCCTTCAGCCGCGTCACGTCGGCGGCGAAGTCCTGGATGCGGCCCGCGACGCCGTTGAGACGGGTGACCGGCGCGGTGAAGCGGACCACGAGCGCCTGGAACGCCACCAGGAGCCCCACCGACAGATGCCCCTCGACCGCGCGCAGACCGCCGATCCACAGGATCAGCGCGCTGTTCAGCGTCGCCAGGGTCGGCGCCACGATGCCCAGCCACGCGCTCGGCACCCCGAGGCGCTGCTGCTCCTCAAGCGTGGTGGCGTGCTGCCCGGCCCAGCGCCGGAAGTAGCCGTTCTCGCCGCCCGTCGCCTTCATCGTCTCGATCAGCTGAAGGCCCGTGTACGAGGTGTTGGTGAGCCGGGCGGTGTCCGCGCGCAGCTTCTGCGTACGCGTGGCGCGCAGCCGGATCACGATCCGCATCGCGACGACGTTCCCGAGCGCGATGCCCACCCCGACGAGCGTCAGCTGCGGGTCGTACGTCCACAGCAGCGCCGCGTACAGCAGCACCACCACACCGTCGACTCCGGCGGCGGCCAGATCGCGCGCGAGGGTCTCGGCGACCGCGTCGTTCGACTGGAGACGCTGCACCAGGTCGGCCGGGCTGCGCTGCGCGAAGAACGTCACGGGAAGCCGCAGCAGATGCCCCAGGAAGCGGGCGCTGCTGAGCGTCGAAGCGATGATGCGCCCGTGCAGCAGGTTCGCCTGCTGGAGCCAGGTGAGGACGCCGGTGAGCGCCACCATCGTGGCCATCGAGGCGAACAGCGCGCCCAGGAGCGATGTCTGATGGCCGAGCAGGAACATGTCGATGTACGTGCGGCTGAGCGCGGGCAGCGCCGCGCCGGTCGCGACCAGCAGCAGGCTGGCGAGGAGCGCGGCGAGCATCGTGCCCGTGGTGCCGCGCAGGCGCGCGGGCAGCGCCCTCAGGACGCCCGGCCTGCGGCCGCCCTCGCGGAATCCTTCGCCCGGTTCGAGTACGAGGACGACGCCGGTGAAACTGGTGTCGAAGTCCTCGGCGGGCACGAACCTGCGGCCCTTGTCCGGGTCGTTGATGTGTACGCCGCGCCGGCCGAAGCGCCGGCCCATGCCGTCGTAGACGACGTAGTGGTTGAACTCCCAGAAGAGGATCGCGGGCGCCTTGACCTCGGCGAGGGCGGCCGGCTCCATCTGCATGCCCCTGGCGGTCAGGCCGTAACTCCGCGCCGCTTTCAGGAGACTGCTGGCCCGCGAGCCGTCACGCGAGACGCCGCAGGCGATGCGGAGCTCTTCGAGGGGGACATGGCGGCCGTGGTGGGCGAGGATCATGGCCAGGGACGCGGCGCCGCACTCGACGGCCTCCATCTGGAGGACGGTGGGCGTCCGGACCGTCCGGTGGCGGCGGCGCTGCGGCGCGGGCGCGGGGCGTGCCCTGCGGCGGCCGTGGCCGGCCGGCGGCAGCTGCTGCTGGGCGGCGGGGGAGGGGCTCACGGAAGCAGCCAATCGATCGGGTGCTGCCCGGCGAGGTGCACGGCGCCCGAGGCCGGGGTCATGGAGTCGAGCGCGTACGGCGGTCCGCCGGCGGACGACCACGCGTAACCCGACTTCGTGGCGGAGGACTTGACCAGCTTCACGAGGACCGCGACCGTCGGGCCGCCCTTCGTGAACTGCCCGGCCAGCTGTTTGTCACCGAGGAAGCCGGCTATCTGCTGCTGGGTCTGCGCGCCGTGCCCCACGGCCTGTACGCGGCCCCGCAGCATCCCGTACTGCTGTTCCGGCGCCGACTGGACGGTGAGATCGACGTCAGCGCCGACCGGCACGGTCCCCGCGCTGTCCGCGGGGACGTAGACCATGGCGAGGAGGGGATCCCCGGCGCTGCGGGTCTTCTCCACGGTGGCGACATCGGCGCCGGTGGTCACGACCGTGCCGATCCCGGCCGACAGTGTGGTGACCCGGCCCGCGTCGATGGCGCGGACGAGCCGGTCGCCCTGCTCCGTACGGACCTTGAGGACGGGCGCGCCGGCGGCCAGGCGCTGTCCTTCCTTGGCGAGCACGCCCGTGACCTGACCGGTGACGGGGCTCTGGAGGACGTAACTGCCCTGCGCGTGCGTCAGGATGCCGGGTGCGCGGAGGGTCGACGACACCGACCCGGTGACCGCCCACACGGACGCGGCGGCCATCACGACGACCGTCACGACCAGGGCGAGCAGTCCCTGCGGTCTGGCGAGCCGCACGGGAAGGTCGAGTTCCTCGGGCGACTGCAGCTTGGACAGGGCCTGTTGGCGGAACTGCACGACATTCTTCCCTTACGTTGCGGAGCCGGTGGACCGACAGGCCCTGACGGCGCCGTCAGGCCCCGGAACCCTGGGGAAGGTTCCGGGGCCTGTGTGGAGCCGTGGCTCAGGCGCCGGCGATGAGGCCGGTGACCGTGCCGGTGACGGCGCCGGTGTTGACACCGGTCAGACCCGCGACCGTGCCGGCGACGCCGCCGACGAGGCCCGAGACCGGGGCGATGGAGTCGGCCGTGCCGGTCACGTTGCTGACGAGGCCACCGACGAGACCGCCGGAGACGTTGTCGAGGTCGGCGTCGGAGATCTCAAGGGTCTGAACCTGGGGGACGGAGTTCATGATGTGAGCGGCCTTTCTCAGGGGTAATTCGAGAAAACGGGAATCAGTGGTGCAACTCCCGCGGTGCGGAGGATCAAAGCACGATGGCCCCTCGCACATCCACTCGGAGCGTCCCCGCTCAGGGGCTGTGTGGTCACAGAATTGCGGCGGAGTGCAGGTCTGTTCACCGACCCGGGACAGCCCCTTCACGGGATCGATAGGTTCGCATTACCCGGGGCGCTGTGACATTCACCAAAGTGGACACTCCCGCATTAATGACCAACGTCAATTCTGCGGGTTGTGCGTGTTCTCGGGACGCAGTGACCGGACTGCGCAGTCGGTGTGCAGGTTCACTGGAGATGCTCATGGGGCGGCCGGGGCCGGTGGGGTTCCCGGCTGCTCGGTCCCGCTTCACAGCGCTCCGATCACAGCCATCCGGAGCGCTGTGCCTGCAAGGCCATCTGGAAGCGGTTCGCGGCGCCCAGCTGGGCCATCAGGATCTGCAGGCGGCGGAAGAGCGTGCGGCGGCTGATTCCGAGCTCGCGGGCGATGACGTCGTCGCTCGTGCCGCCCGCGAGGAGCCACAGCAGCCGGCGGTCGGCGGGCGGCAGGCCGCCCGGGCGGGCGGTGCGGCCGTGGAACGGCAGGGCGTTCTGCCAGGACTGCTCGAACAGTGCCATGAGCGCGGAGAGCAGGCCGCACGGCTGCACGACCAGCATCGTGTTGTGCACGTCGGCCTCTTTGATCGACAGCGACACGAGCCCGTACGCCTCGTCGATGATCACGAGCTTGACCGGCACCGACGGCAGCACCCTCGCCTGCTCACCGGCCTTGATGCACGGTTCGACGGCCTCCTCCAGATGGCCCGGGTGCTCCAGCGACGCCCGCGAGTACACGACACGCTGTGTCACACCGCGGGCCAGCGTCGCCAGCGCGTCGTCCGTGGCGCCGGACAGCGGGAAGTACGGCGGTGACTCGAACTGCCGGATCTGTTCGCGGGCGCTCGCCCACGCCTGGCGGATCCTGGGTCCGACGGCCTCGCCGGTCACGACCTCGACCAGGTGGTCGTTGTACGCGGCGAGCCGCTGACGCCGGAACGACTCGAACGCGCCCCCGACGCTGATGCGCGACTCCTCGACCTCGGCCGCCCGGTGTCTGGCGAGGATCTCCAGACCGGCGGTCGGCGGAACCGGCGCCACCACGTCCCCGCCCGACCCGGCGGCACTGGCCAGACCGGCGTCGACCAGTGCGCCGTAAGCCGTGGTCAGTTCCGCACCGTCCAGACCGGCCGCGGCGCCGACAGCACTCAGCGGGGCCGGGGCCAGTTCGAGCAGCGCCAGATAGACCCGGACCGCCGAGTGATCGATTCCCAGGAGCCGCAGGGCCTCACCGAGCTTCGCGTTCGTCATATGCCCCATTATCGGTGGCTCCCGCCGGGGTGTCTGTCCGATCTGTGCCACTGGCACTCTTCCGCCCCGAACGCGCGCGGTGCGAGGTAGCGTCCGGGAGCCGCCGAGTGGCTGCGGGATCCATCCAGAGGAAGGTGTACGACGTGGCGAAAGGCCGGAGGAACGGTCTCTACTCAGGGATCTCCGATGAGCTGTCCGCTCTGATGCGGACGGGCTGGGCGGACACCGAGCGGCACGACCTGACGCTCGCCGAGCAGTCCCCGCACGCGGCCCGCCGCCGAGCGGCGCTCTCCGCGCGCTTTCCGGGCGAACGCCTCGTGATTCCCTCCGGGAACCTCAAGGTCCGTTCGAACGACGACACCTACCCCTTCCGGCCGTACTCGGGCTATGTGCACATGACCGGAGACCAGGTCCGGGACGGCGCGCTCGTCCTCGAACCCCGTGCGGACGGCGGCCACGACGCCTACTGCTACCAGCTGCCGCGCGACAGCAGGGACAACGACGAGTTCTGGACCGGCCCCACGGCCGAGCTGTGGATGGGCCGCCGCCGCTCCCTCGCCGAGTCGGAGCTCGTGCTCGGCCTGCCCTGCCGTGACATCCGCACGGCCGCCGACGACCTGGCCGCCGCCCCCGCCGCGCCGACCCGGATCGTCCGCGGTGTCGACCCGGCCCTGACGGCCGCCGTCACCACCGATGAGGTGCGCGACGCCGAACTCGACGAGGCGCTCAGCGATCTCCGGCTCGTCAAGGACGAGTGGGAGATCACGGAGCTCCGCAAGGCCGTGGACTCCACGGTGCGCGGATTCACCGATGTGATCGGTGAACTCTCCACGGCGATCGCGTCGTCCGAGCGGTGGATCGAGGGCACGTTCTTCCGCCGCGCACGCCTTGAGGGCAACGCCGTCGGCTACGGCTCGATCTGCGCAGCGGGCGAGCACGCCACGATCATGCACTGGACGGACAACGACGGTCCGGTGCGCCCCGGCGACCTGCTCCTGCTCGACGCGGGCGTCGAGACGAACACCCTCTACACGGCCGACGTCACGCGCACCCTCCCGATCAACGGGACCTTCACGCCCGTGCAGCGCAAGGTCTACGACGCGGTGTACGAGGCCCAGGAAGCGGGCATGGCCGCCGTCAAGCCGGGCGCCGCGTACCGCGACTTCCACGAGGCGTCGCAGCGCCACCTGGCGACCCGGCTGGTCGAGTGGGGCTTCATCGAAGGCCCGGCCGACCGCGCGTACGAACTCGGCCTCCAGCGCCGCTTCACCATGGCCGGTACCGGTCACATGCTCGGTCTGGACGTCCACGACTGCGCGCAGGCCAGGCAGGAGGAGTACGTCGACGGCGTAATGGAGCCGGGCATGGTGCTCACCGTCGAGCCCGGCCTGTACTTCCAGCCGGACGACCTCACCGTGCCCGAGGAGTGGCGCGGCATCGGCGTCCGCATCGAGGACGACCTGCTCGTCACCGACGACGGCAACGAGAACCTGTCGGACGGTCTGCCCCGGTCGGCGGACGAGGTCGAGGCGTGGATGGCCCGTTTCGCCGGCTGAGTGCGCTCAGCGGGCCCTGCGGTGAAGGTGGGATGCTCATCCGGCCATCAGCCGCCGGATGTACGCCGCGTCGGTCCGGGTCCGGTCGAGCACCTGGGCGTAGGGCAGCGCGTACGGGCTGTGCAGGGTGAGTACGCCGCCGAAGTCCGCTGCTCGAAGGTGGGCGATGATCGCAGGCCACGGGACCATGCCGTCGGCGAGTCCGAACCAGTCGGAGGCCCATGCCCGCCGGCCGCTCGGGTCGAGGGCGGCCGGGTACCAGCCGCCGTTCTTCACCCCCACGCAGCCGAGCCAGGTCGCCAGCAGGTCGAAGGTCAACCGCCAGTCCTCCCGGCCTTCCTGCACCACCTGGTTCCCGGGGTCCGGGTAGGCGACGAACGTGGCCGGATCACGCCCGTCGAGGAGCCGGTGCGCGAGCGCGCCGGAGCTGTGCACGGTGCCGCCGTGCAGCTGCAGCGCGAGCCGGACACCGGCCCGTTCTGCGATCTCGCCCAATACGTCGAGATCGCGCCTGGCTCGGTCGATCTGCTCGGTGACCCGAGTGTGCGGGTCGTACTTCCAGAAGCCGAGCCGAACCGTGCCGATCCCGGCCGCGGCGCAGGCGTCGAGCACGGACTGGGCCGGGTAGGCCGCGGGATCGCTGAGGTCGGTCGTCGCCAGCGGCACCGACAATCCGCCTTCGCGGCAGCGGGAGACCGCGGTGGAGATGTCGGCAGGGCTCGTCGGGGAGGCGGTGAAGCCGTCCCGGATGAGGAGATCGACGCCGTCGAAGCCGAGATCGGCGCTCGTGTCGGCGACCTCGGCGACTTCGCGGTCGCCGAACAGCTTGGTGAACAGGACCGTTTGCATCTGGCGCTGCCTTTCTCTCAAGGGGCACGGCGCGGTTGACTCCGCAACTGCGAGGCGGGT
This genomic interval carries:
- a CDS encoding IclR family transcriptional regulator, translating into MSQTVDRALSILPLLARGPADLGQVSESLGVHKSTALRLLRTLHEHGLVYRQQDQRYRLGTRLFALAQEAVENLDVREIAHPHLARLNEECGHTVHLAVYEENEVLYIDKVESRYPVRMYSRIGRPVAITVAAVAKLLLADLPEPERRSVAERLDYPTYTARSTPNAGAFLKELATVREQGWATDLGGHEESINCVGAPIRGVDGRVVAAMSMSAPNVVVTAEELLTLLPLVRRTADAISGEYAGTAPQPKTVSPHHPPKEARA
- a CDS encoding RidA family protein is translated as MTEKTALTPATHTTPPAKFSHGVRKGNILQVAGQVGFLPAVEGQAPTPAGPTLREQTLQTFANVKAILEEGGATWDDVMMMRVYLTDVAHFAELNEIYNAYFEEQGLTQPASARTTVYVGLPPGLLIEIDALAVLG
- a CDS encoding GntP family permease; translated protein: MYFAADTPAAPPHTGGLLAVVGGTTGLLTVAVLGIALLLFLIIKVRLQPFVALLGVSIAVGLGAGLSVTELFGTVQKSSSVSMIESGMGGILGHIAIIIGLGTMLGSILEVSGGAEVLSSRLLNLFGEKRAPLAMGLTGLIFGIPIFFDVGIFVLAPIVYAAAKRSGKSIVLYAMPLLAGLSMTHAFLPPHPGPVAAAALFHVSLGWVILIGAACGIPAVLAAWVYAAWIGKRLFVPVPQDMVEAAEEAKAAVVAEQQALGVEPQEKPVPLGTVLAIIGTPLILILLATFSSIALDPSTLRSVLEFFGHPFVALTIALFLSYYLLGIRRGWSRKSLEAVSTASLKPVGNILLVVGAGGIFGAVLSGSGIAGALSKTFNDVGLPVIVLAYLISLVLRVAQGSATVAIVTTAGIVLPLVDGQHLSQPHLALIIMAISAGSIFASHVNDGGFWMVAKYFGISERDTLKSWTVLESVLSVAGFVVAALLSLVI
- a CDS encoding NHLP bacteriocin export ABC transporter permease/ATPase subunit — its product is MTYPHQEHTAGDQVTAAFGALGVPVDCTGLRSLPLEGPQVLWLVVGGALDLFAVDAAAQGHWHFLGRLEAGTLLLGPVEGPQHTLVGRPLQGCALRRIALRELQGPDHGDGSWAYDQQYLSQYDTQDAALSLLEHAFALGVGRSQRVLFEAPLDGRTAGDDSVGDDDILWLPVMPGSVQYGASYSADAAGDLLVDGSMWQRMVNQQFRLLSALDRWIERLESAHETRTAAGIKAGETVRENADRTLLASIGSQSRGSSRRTSSGYGDDATYAACKLVADAAGITLTEPARSGAVSDRIDPVEQVAVASRIRSRAVRLDGRWWRENTGPLVGHRAASGAPVALLWRRGGYEAVHPSSGRPTRIDEDNADEFEPRAVMLYRPLPDRPLSPLRLLRFSARGTRGDLRNLLGAGLVTVAIGALVPVATGRVLGEYVPNAESDLIVQVSVAVMVTSIVSAAFMLLQNLTILRMEGRIESALQPAVWDRLLRLPTRFFASRSTGELASAAMGISSIRRLLSGVGPVVVQAGTVGTLNLVLLLCYSVPLALAALGMLAVIAAVFLALGLWELRWQRRLVVLGNKLNNQAFQTLRGLPKLRVAGAESFAYAAWAGEFARSRELQRRAGRVKNLTTVLNSVYLPLCSLVMFMLLAGPARGSMSAGDFLTFSTAVTMLLTAVTQLTGAALSAAAVLPMFEQIKPVLDEAPEVRAASTQPGALTGEIEARGVSFRYTDDGPLVLDDVSLSVRPGEFVAVVGPSGCGKSTLLRLLIGFDRPVSGGVLYDGQDLTALDQAAVRRQCGVVLQNAQPLTGSILDCICGAEVFTQEEAWEAAAMAGLAEDIKQMPMGLHTMIAGGGAISGGQRQRLMIAQALIRRPRILFFDEATSALDNETQRTVIDSTRALNATRIVIAHRLSTVMDADRVVVMADGHIVQQGPPAQLLADTDGRLHELVRRQMA